A region of Dioscorea cayenensis subsp. rotundata cultivar TDr96_F1 chromosome 5, TDr96_F1_v2_PseudoChromosome.rev07_lg8_w22 25.fasta, whole genome shotgun sequence DNA encodes the following proteins:
- the LOC120261577 gene encoding cleavage stimulating factor 64, giving the protein MAAAASSQHRCVFVGNIPYDATEEQLIQICEEVGPVVTFRLVLDRETGKPKGYGFCEYKDEETALSARRNLQGYEINGRQLRVDFAENDKGSDRNREQGRGGPGLMPNTDASKPVSGPPLPGDPSVHQPAGLQLAVVASTVMAGALGGSQTTGSSLQNGSQNQSTAGNDPLTHYLAKMSKFQLNEVLSELKTLATNNKALAQQLLQGYTQLPKAIFQAQIMLGLVSPQMLQMVRPQQPQQLAFQNGMQDLKPAVPLYPGQTTLQIPLQNDGHSAMLLRPPDTLLSNNPQNPIPIQQSSLPPLSMPTRPRFQHQASLQAPVISQEAMPGLSGVGKIPPAQPQSLGGHPIPPQASSLTSFKGLKAPLPPSMVRQSRPAHLGYHAQPALPDTNLHQSLPPHALTSQSRPSNYSTVTGRVEMLPSEPGTSTSFAHESNWVPRANIYPNSGIGSMEPSGIRGDIAESIGRPLKLARSEHGSFAPPVNSTSGSQMLGMEGTQQSEKHTPQIPLEVESALLQQVMNLTPEQLSSLPAEQREQVLELQKAMSLKLLSTRNQ; this is encoded by the exons ATGGCGGCGGCCGCCAGCTCCCAGCACCGTTGCGTTTTCG TCGGGAACATACCCTATGATGCAACGGAGGAGCAACTTATACAAATTTGCGAGGAGGTTGGCCCGGTGGTCACGTTCCG ATTAGTACTTGATAGAGAAACAGGTAAGCCAAAAGGGTATGGATTCTGTGAGTACAAGGATGAAGAAACAGCTCTGAGTGCTCGGAGAAACCTCCAGGGTTATGAGATAAATGGTCGGCAGTTAAGGGTTGACTTTGCTGAAAATGATAAAGGATCTGATAGAAATAGAGAACAG GGTCGAGGTGGCCCAGGGTTGATGCCAAACACAG ATGCCTCAAAACCGGTTTCTGGTCCCCCGCTTCCTGGGGATCCATCTGTCCATCAACCTGCAGGCTTACAATTGGCTGTTGTTGCTTCTACGGTCATGGCTGGAGCTTTGGGTGGATCTCAAACAACTGGTTCATCTCTGCAGAATGGTTCGCAAAACCAGTCTACTGCAGGAAATGATCCTTTGACTCATTATCTTGCCAAAATGTCCAAATTCCAATTGAATGAAGTTTTATCTGAGCTGAAG ACCCTTGCTACTAACAATAAGGCGCTAGCTCAACAACTGCTGCAAGGATATACGCAGTTGCCAAAGGCCATATTTCAG GCACAAATAATGCTTGGGTTGGTTTCCCCACAGATG CTTCAGATGGTTAGACCACAGCAACCCCAACAACTAGCGTTCCAAAATGGCATGCAGGATTTGAAACCTGCAGTACCATTATATCCCGGGCAAACAACTTTGCAGATTCCTTTACAAAATGATGGACACAGTGCAATGTTGTTAAGACCTCCAGACACTCTGTTGTCAAATAATCCACAAAATCCTATTCCCATCCAGCAGTCTTCACTTCCACCTCTTAGCATGCCCACTCGACCTAGATTTCAGCACCAAGCATCACTCCAGGCTCCAGTTATTTCACAGGAAGCAATGCCAGGATTATCAGGAGTTGGTAAAATTCCACCTGCACAGCCACAATCTCTTGGTGGCCATCCAATTCCACCCCAAGCTTCATCTCTGACAAGTTTTAAAGGTCTGAAAGCACCTCTTCCACCGTCAATGGTGCGGCAATCTAGACCTGCCCATTTGGGGTATCATGCTCAGCCAGCCCTTCCAGATACAAATCTCCATCAGTCGCTTCCCCCACATGCACTAACCTCTCAG AGTAGACCATCAAATTATTCGACTGTGACTGGTAGAGTAGAGATGCTTCCAAGTGAACCTGGAACATCTACTTCATTTGCTCATGAATCAAATTGGGTTCCTAGAGCCAACATCTATCCCAATTCAGGCATTGGCTCTATGGAGCCATCAGGCATCAGAGGTGATATAGCAGAATCAATAGGTCGTCCTTTGAAACTTGCAAGATCAGAACATGGAAGCTTTGCACCTCCTGTGAATTCTACATCTGGAAGCCAAATGCTTGGCATGGAAGGGACACAACAATCTGAGAAACATACACCTCAG ATTCCACTTGAAGTGGAGTCAGCTCTTCTGCAGCAAGTGATGAATCTAACACCCGAGCAGCTAAGTTCACTACCTGCAGAGCAGCGTGAGCAAGTGCTTGAGCTCCAAAAGGCTATGAGTTTGAAGTTGCTATCAACCCGCAATCAGTGA
- the LOC120259843 gene encoding protein EI24 homolog, whose product MKSMALYGKRAGSMWLAGFREAASIHRVAVLCLRSRMLTIRMGQCFLLNGLIFLGSLLTLKSVVIPILLWILPGKCEQESEHLCEHGTALAIYSALRFILIHFFYVFWFYPLYVFSIVLSALWYNDIAKHGFDAVRRGPAIAQSLGISDVSDSQNVSNLSKPSGFEGVIVGIGEQVYSLLLLSVFFIEVFATGFIPYIGKGINFLLLSWMYSYYCFEYKWNLSQLSLEKRLDFFESNWAFFAGFGSPCVLAIFFFSPLVSYGVMAILFPLFVLTAAGTQAEKVIDSQKRSWEGEELRKLRIFYIANALSMSILQSFPEGHKDD is encoded by the exons ATGAAGTCCATGGCGCTGTATGGGAAGCGTGCGGGTTCTATGTGGCTCGCGGGCTTCAGAGAAGCCGCATCGATTCACAGGGTCGCTGTTCTTTGTCTCCG GTCGAGGATGCTGACGATCAGGATGGGGCAGTGCTTTCTTCTCAATGGGCTCATCTTCTTAGGAAG TTTGTTGACTTTAAAGTCAGTTGTCATCCCCATTCTACTGTGGATATTGCCTGGGAAATGTGAACAGGAATCAGAGCATCTTTGCGAACATGGAACGGCTCTAGCTATTTATTCTGCCTTGCGTTTTATCCTTATTCATTTTTTCTAT GTTTTCTGGTTCTACCCACTCTATGTTTTCAGCATTGTGCTGAGCGCCCTCTG GTATAATGATATTGCTAAGCATGGATTTGATGCTGTGAGAAGAGGACCTGCTATAGCACAATCACTTGGCATAAGTGATGTATCTGATTCACAAAATGTGTCAAATCTGAGCAAGCCAAGTGGATTTGAAGG GGTCATAGTTGGAATTGGAGAACAGGTTTATTCACTTCTATTGTTGAGCGTTTTCTTCATAGAG GTTTTTGCAACAGGGTTTATACCTTACATCGGCAAGGGAATCAATTTTTTGCTCCTCTCCTGGATGTATTCGTATTACTGTTTTGA GTACAAATGGAATCTTTCTCAACTGAGCTTGGAGAAAAGGCTTGATTTCTTTGAATCAAATTGGGCATTTTTTGCTGGCTTTG GAAGTCCGTGTGTTCttgcaattttctttttttctccactTGTCAGCTATGGTGTTATGGCCATACTATTTCCTCTG TTTGTTTTGACAGCAGCAGGAACCCAAGCAGAGAAAGTTATAGACTCTCAGAAAAGATCATGGGAAGGGGAAGAACTACGAAAACTGAGAATATTTTACATCGCAAATGCTTTATC GATGAGCATATTGCAATCCTTTCCTGAAGGACATAAAGATGATTAA
- the LOC120262142 gene encoding O-fucosyltransferase 9-like gives MAPRPQSPCSSPRAKLRKGGGAVPQSPRRLVVVVVSAALRRRGLLLLVPLMYLVAMVVFMGCWDLEFVPVRVGVAILRRSPPGAVYKSPQVFKKLWPFMQADVNHSNALATAWHSKASQRWKSCFSKKLHKKELPPSNGFLIIEANGGLNQQRLSICDAVAVAGMLNATLVIPMFHLNSVWRDSSKFGDIFDEEYFIDTLKSHVRVVKELPEDILQRFDNNISNIINMRAKALSTKSYYLQKVLPKLLELGAVRIAPFSNRLAHSVPPSIQALRCLANYEALQFSEPIRGLAKDMVDRMLKKSSNTSGKYISVHLRFEEDMVAFSCCTYDGGKEEKREMDNARERSWRGKFRRPGRVINPEANRMDGKCPLTPLEVGMMLRGMGFGNNTPIYVASGKIYNAEKYMAPLRQMFPLLETKETLASADELAQFKGYSSRLAALDYTVCAHSEAFVTTQGGNFPHFLLGHRRYLYAGHSKTIQPDKRKLVLALDNPNIRWDRFKRSMQEMLRRSDLKGVGQRKSNASIYTFPMPDCMCQQQSET, from the exons ATGGCTCCCCGGCCGCAGTCCCCGTGCTCTTCTCCCCGGGCTAAGCTCCGTAAGGGAGGTGGCGCGGTGCCGCAGAGCCCGCGGCGGCTCGTGGTGGTAGTGGTGTCGGCGGCGCTTAGAAGGAggggattgttgttgttggttccACTGATGTATTTGGTAGCTATGGTTGTGTTCATGGGGTGCTGGGATCTTGAGTTCGTGCCGGTGAGGGTTGGGGTTGCCATTCTCCGGCGGTCGCCGCCCGGCGCGGTGTATAAAAGCCCTCAGGTTTTCAAGAAACTTTGGCCTTTCATGCAAGCTGATGTTAATCACTCCAATGCG TTGGCAACAGCTTGGCATTCAAAAGCAAGCCAGAGATGGAAGTCTTGTTTCAGCAAGAAATTGCATAAAAAAG aattgCCACCTTCAAATGGCTTTCTAATAATTGAAGCAAATGGTGGCCTCAATCAACAGCGTTTATCA ATCTGTGATGCTGTGGCTGTAGCTGGCATGTTAAACGCAACTCTGGTTATCCCCATGTTTCATCTGAACAGTGTTTGGCGTGATTCTAG CAAGTTTGGTGATATTTTTGATGAAGAATACTTCATTGATACCCTCAAAAGCCATGTAAGAGTGGTTAAGGAGCTCCCCGAAGATATCCTGCAGCGGTTTGACAATAATATCAGCAACATAATCAATATGAGAGCAAAGGCCCTATCAACCAAATCCTATTATCTACAAAAGGTCCTTCCAAAATTGTTAGAATTGGG GGCAGTGCGTATTGCTCCTTTCTCAAATAGATTGGCACATTCAGTTCCACCCAGCATTCAAGCTCTGAGATGTTTGGCCAATTATGAAGCTTTACAATTTTCTGAACCAATAAGAGGCCTTGCAAAAGATATGGTAGACAGGATGCTGAAGAAAAGCTCAAACACCAGTGGGAAGTATATATCAGTGCATCTTCGTTTTGAAGAG GATATGGTAGCGTTTTCTTGTTGTACTTACGATGGTGGAAAGGAGGAGAAACGTGAGATGGATAATGCTCGGGAAAGGAGCTGGCGAGGCAAGTTTAGAAGACCTGGTAGGGTGATAAATCCAGAAGCAAATAGAATGGATGGAAAATGCCCATTAACTCCACTGGAG GTTGGAATGATGCTTAGAGGCATGGGATTTGGAAATAATACACCAATTTATGTTGCTTCGGGTAAAATATACAATGCAGAAAAATATATGGCACCTCTCCGTCAAATGTTTCCACTGTTAGAGACAAAAGAAACTCTAGCTTCTGCAGATGAGCTTGCCCAATTCAAG GGATATTCATCTCGGCTGGCTGCGCTTGATTATACAGTTTGCGCTCACAGTGAAGCATTCGTTACAACTCAAGGTGGCAATTTTCCACATTTTCTACTGGGACACAGGCGATACCTTTATGCTGGACATTCAAAGACAATACAACCTGACAAAAGGAAACTGGTCTTAGCTCTGGATAACCCCAACATCAG ATGGGATAGATTCAAGCGAAGTATGCAGGAAATGCTTCGGCGAAGTGATTTAAAGGGTGTTGGACAAAGGAAAAGCAATGCATCCATCTACACATTTCCCATGCCCGACTGCATGTGCCAGCAGCAATCAGAAACATAA
- the LOC120262208 gene encoding protein disulfide isomerase-like 5-2, with translation MASHRSWSSPSLVPLRGFLWLLVWLLSLSPALGHSFPRDGTVIELDESNFDAAISSFDFILVDFYAPWCGHCKRLSPELDVAAPKLAELNEPIVIAKINADKYRKLATKYDIDGFPTLKLFSHGVPIEYTGPRKADLLVRFLKKFVAPDVSLLESDSAVQSFVEAAGTHFPIFIGFGVNESLIVELASKYKKKAWFSVVKGFSEDIMITYDFDKVPALVSLHPAYNEQSVFYGPFEGEFLEEFIQHNQLPLCVPITYDTVKLLNSDKRNIVLTILEDQEDEKALEMAKNLRAAASANRDLLFAYVGFKQWEEFVDTFDVNKKSALPKMLVWDGNEAYHLVTGSETLNDEEDVRSQISRFLEGYREGRTIQKKISGPSILGFINSLISIKTVYIIVFVTAFVMLIQYLSKQGDYTPSVEQTRSQTEETDRMVSESENPRKNYQPGDKED, from the exons ATGGCTTCGCATCGTTCTTGGTCTAGCCCTAGTTTGGTTCCTCTTCGGGGTTTTCTATGGCTTTTGGTTTGGTTACTGTCCTTATCGCCGGCGTTGGGCCATTCCTTTCCGCGGGATGGGACGGTGATCGAGCTAGATGAGTCGAACTTTGACGCTGCGATCTCCTCCTTCGACTTTATCCTTGTTGATTTTTATGCTCCTTGGTGCGGCCACTGCAAGCGTCTCTCCCCTGAG TTAGATGTGGCTGCTCCAAAATTAGCCGAGTTGAATGAACCTATCGTGATTGCTAAAATAAATGCCGACAAGTACAGAAAACTTGCTACCAAATATGATATTGA TGGCTTCCCCACATTAAAGCTTTTCTCGCATGGTGTACCAATAGAATACACTGGTCCAAGGAAAGCTGATTTACTTGTCCGATTTTTGAAGAAGTTTGTTGCTCCGGATGTTTCTCTTCTTGAGTCAGACTCTGCTGTTCAAAGCTTTGTTGAAGCAGCTGGCACACACTTTCCTATATTCATTGGCTTTGGTGTGAATGAATCATTAATTGTTGAATTGGCCagtaaatacaagaaaaaagcGTGGTTTTCTGTAGTGAAAGGTTTTTCTGAGGACATCATGATAACTTATGACTTTGACAAAGTTCCAGCTTTGGTGTCTCTTCATCCTGCTTACAATGAGCAAAGTGTCTTCTACGGCCCATTTGAAG GAGAATTCTTGGAGGAGTTTATCCAACATAATCAATTGCCCCTCTGTGTACCCATTACCTATGACACAGTCAAGTTGTTGAATAGCGATAAGAGGAACATTGTGCTAACAATATTGGAGGACCAGGAAGATGAGAAGGCATTAGAAATGGCCAAGAATCTGAGGGCAGCTGCTTCTGCAAATCGGGATTTACTCTTTGCATATGTTGGGTTTAAACAATGGGAAGAGTTTGTTGATACATTTGACGTTAACAAGAAGTCAGCTCTGCCTAAAATGCTTGTCTGGGATGGAAATGAAGCTTATCACTTG GTCACAGGTTCAGAAACCCTTAATGATGAGGAAGATGTAAGGTCTCAGATAAGTCGATTTCTTGAAGGATACAGAGAAGGAAGAACTATACAGAAAAAGATTAGTGGACCATCTATACTCGGCTTCATCAACTCACTAATCAGCATAAAAACAGtgtatattattgtttttgtgacTGCTTTTGTCATGCTTATCCAATACTTGAGCAAACAAGGCGATTACACTCCTTCAGTGGAACAAACAAGATCACAGACTGAAGAGACTGATAGAATGGTTTCAGAGAGTGAAAATCCTAGGAAAAATTACCAACCTGGAGACAAGGAAGATTGA